The Streptomyces avermitilis MA-4680 = NBRC 14893 genome contains a region encoding:
- a CDS encoding glycosyltransferase: MGRFLFVVPPLVGHVNPAVGTAAALAARGHDIAWAGHPELVRGLAGADAVVFPCALPEDGLSRPAGLKGPAAFQFLWESFLVPLADAMAPGVRAAIEAYDPDVVVCDQQAVAGALVAESLGRPWVTSATTSAELVDPLAGMPKVAAWLDGLLGELRRRITGGAGAADPRFSPHGVLAYTTRALLGPVELPDRVWLVGPSVAARPAGPDDFPWEWLEASALPTVLVSLGTANNDAGARFLNAAAEALGGIADRVRAVLVDPGGVVEHPVPDTVLVRRYVPQLALLERLDAVVCHAGHNTVCEALWHGVPLVVAPIRDDQPIVAAQVVDAGAGVRLRFGRADAARIGAAVEAVLDPAQGHRKAAEAVGESFRAAGGSESAADRLETLTAESAVPGVRGS; the protein is encoded by the coding sequence ATGGGCCGATTCCTGTTCGTGGTGCCCCCGCTGGTCGGGCACGTCAACCCGGCCGTGGGCACCGCGGCGGCCCTCGCGGCCCGCGGGCACGACATCGCCTGGGCGGGCCATCCGGAACTGGTCCGCGGTCTCGCGGGGGCGGACGCCGTCGTCTTCCCCTGCGCGCTGCCCGAGGACGGTCTTTCCCGGCCCGCCGGCCTGAAGGGACCGGCCGCCTTCCAGTTCCTCTGGGAGAGCTTCCTCGTCCCGTTGGCGGACGCCATGGCGCCCGGGGTGCGGGCGGCGATCGAGGCGTACGATCCCGATGTCGTCGTCTGCGACCAGCAGGCGGTGGCGGGCGCGCTGGTCGCCGAGTCGCTCGGGCGGCCCTGGGTGACCTCGGCCACCACGTCCGCCGAACTGGTCGACCCGCTGGCCGGGATGCCCAAAGTCGCGGCCTGGCTCGACGGTCTGCTCGGGGAGCTGCGCCGCCGGATCACGGGCGGCGCCGGCGCCGCGGATCCGCGGTTCTCTCCGCACGGGGTGCTCGCGTACACCACGCGCGCGCTGCTCGGCCCGGTGGAACTGCCGGACCGGGTCTGGCTGGTGGGGCCGTCCGTCGCCGCCCGCCCGGCGGGCCCCGACGACTTCCCCTGGGAGTGGCTGGAGGCCTCCGCGCTGCCCACCGTCCTCGTCAGCCTCGGCACGGCCAACAACGACGCCGGCGCCCGTTTCCTGAACGCGGCCGCCGAGGCGCTGGGCGGGATCGCGGACCGGGTGCGGGCCGTGCTCGTCGATCCCGGCGGGGTGGTCGAGCACCCGGTGCCCGACACCGTCCTCGTACGCCGGTACGTTCCTCAACTCGCCCTGCTGGAACGGCTCGACGCGGTGGTCTGTCACGCCGGGCACAACACCGTCTGCGAGGCCCTGTGGCACGGGGTCCCGCTCGTCGTCGCGCCGATCCGTGACGACCAGCCGATCGTGGCCGCCCAGGTCGTGGACGCGGGCGCCGGGGTACGGCTGCGGTTCGGCCGCGCCGACGCGGCGAGGATCGGCGCGGCCGTCGAGGCCGTCCTCGATCCGGCTCAGGGCCACCGGAAGGCGGCCGAGGCCGTCGGGGAGTCCTTCCGGGCCGCGGGGGGCAGCGAGTCCGCCGCCGACCGCCTCGAAACACTGACGGCCGAGTCGGCCGTGCCCGGAGTACGAGGCTCATGA
- a CDS encoding alpha/beta fold hydrolase: MATLRVNGIDVHVQRMGGPGDVPRPVVVLIHGMLIDSLASYYFSLAPQLAEDGMDVVMYDLRGHGKTSRPPTGYRMEDFVRDLDALLDALAVNRPVHLVGNSFGGAIAYAMAAAHPERVASVIAIEAEPPGRAWAQSMYEGLVGEEGGLVVREVKEWLRENPGERNARPFRAAGRVLDETALAQEIPLSSLLDDDLSAIRCPVFAVFGGASKLAAQTGMLEASLARCRTVVLPGLGHSVLVEATKETYALVRDWLLGQEALALREAR; this comes from the coding sequence GTGGCGACCCTGCGGGTGAACGGCATCGACGTACACGTCCAGCGCATGGGTGGGCCGGGTGACGTCCCGCGCCCCGTCGTGGTGCTCATCCACGGCATGCTCATCGACAGCCTCGCCAGCTACTACTTCAGCCTCGCGCCGCAGCTCGCCGAGGACGGCATGGACGTCGTCATGTACGACCTGCGCGGGCACGGCAAGACCTCCCGGCCGCCGACCGGCTACCGCATGGAGGACTTCGTCCGCGACCTCGACGCACTGCTCGACGCACTGGCGGTGAACCGCCCGGTGCACCTCGTCGGCAACTCCTTCGGCGGGGCGATCGCGTACGCCATGGCCGCCGCCCACCCCGAGCGGGTCGCCAGCGTCATCGCCATCGAGGCCGAGCCGCCGGGCCGGGCCTGGGCGCAGAGCATGTACGAGGGCCTGGTCGGCGAGGAGGGCGGCCTGGTGGTCCGAGAGGTCAAGGAGTGGCTGCGGGAGAACCCGGGCGAGCGCAACGCCCGGCCGTTCCGGGCGGCCGGCCGGGTGCTGGACGAGACCGCCCTCGCCCAGGAGATCCCGCTCAGCTCTCTCCTCGACGACGACCTGTCCGCGATCCGCTGCCCGGTGTTCGCCGTGTTCGGCGGCGCGTCCAAGCTCGCCGCGCAGACCGGGATGCTGGAAGCGTCCCTGGCGCGCTGCCGTACGGTCGTGCTGCCCGGTCTCGGCCACTCGGTGCTGGTGGAGGCCACCAAGGAGACGTACGCCCTCGTACGCGACTGGCTGCTCGGCCAGGAGGCGCTCGCGCTGCGGGAGGCCCGCTAG
- a CDS encoding phosphopantetheine-binding protein, with protein sequence MTTELEGPAPRSAPDEATVLADLSAILRTVLEEYGLDDSEITLDTSFHDDLELESIDLVTLSAQLREFYGERVNFAAFMADRGLEEIIALTVGDLVGYVVGSLAVAEVG encoded by the coding sequence ATGACCACTGAACTCGAAGGCCCCGCACCGCGGTCGGCCCCGGACGAGGCGACCGTGCTCGCGGACCTCTCGGCCATCCTGCGCACCGTGCTGGAGGAGTACGGGCTCGACGACTCCGAGATCACCCTGGACACGTCCTTCCACGACGACCTGGAGCTGGAGAGCATCGACCTCGTCACTCTCTCCGCCCAGCTGCGCGAGTTCTACGGCGAGCGCGTCAACTTCGCCGCGTTCATGGCCGACCGCGGTCTCGAGGAGATCATCGCGCTGACCGTCGGTGACCTCGTCGGCTATGTGGTGGGGTCGCTCGCCGTCGCGGAGGTGGGCTGA
- a CDS encoding type I polyketide synthase: MTTPGRAEPIAIVGMSVLFPGAPDLATYWHNLVSGVDAITDVPPGRWDADEHYAPGAEPRADRVYCRRGGFVDELAEVDVTEFGIMPAAVPATEPDQLIALRVAAQALADAGGADRLPADRHRVGVVLGRGGYLTPGLVRLDQRVRTASQLVRTLGELLPDLGADRLEAVRQAFTDRLGPEAPESSIGLVPNLAASRLAGRLDLRGPAYTVDAACASSLIAVDHAVRELADGRCDVMLAGGVHHCHDITFWSVFSQLGALSPSERIRPFHKGADGVLIGEGTGVVVLKRLADAERAGDRIYAAITGTGVASDGRTTSLMAPDSGGQVRAVRQAWQAAGLDPAAPGSIGLLEAHGTATPAGDGAELATLAEVFGPPPKDATADEPGAVIGSVKSMIGHTMPAAGIAGLIKAALAVHHGVLPPTLHCDEPHPALARTRFAPISAARPWPADDRQPVRRAAVNAFGFGGINAHVVLEQVAVTRAAQVYEPERVLRLTAPTPEAMAALLDRDDSAILAAGLDERAPAPAADPVRLAVVGPTAKRLALARKAVAKGDGWRGRGDVWFVPSPLLGPGGGKLAFVFPGLEAEFVPNSEDVARHFGLPWSRAVADATVGDVGRQGTGVFELGRLLDAALRRLGVAPDALAGHSLGEWTAMAAAEIHAPDEVDAFLAGFDPDALSVPGLAFAAIGAPAEQVLTELAGRTDVVLSHDNAPNQSMICGPEPAVAALVDVFRSRALISQILPFRSGFHTPMLEPYLGPIRKAAETYTLHPAALPLWSATTVAPYPEEPAAIRDLFVRHLLEPVRFRPLVDTMYAAGFRAFVQLGAGHLGSLIGDTLHGRAHLVVAAHSPNRSGLPQLHRVASALWADGAASDLSPLLGRAAAAPARTGRRPVRLDLGGANVSLDAETRHRVSAALAPRRAPATPPPRDVGDHGDHGTLGEQGLLGAELSALLRDATALASDVVSAGRRRPGAAAATHHTRATPGSRTTAVPGPRTTEPPAPRPLDTTLHVSVDTMPYLLDHCFFKQPDRADPADSWPVVPGTTVIAHLMDFAERAAPGRRAVAVHDVRLHQWVTATPAVDIPVRIVPESPDRVTASLGSYAQAVVELAADQGRSAPATPWAFPAPAEPWTFPAAAEEKPELTAAELYSRRWMFHGPRFQGVRELTAVGERHVRGVLVCPPAPGALLDNVGQLLGYWIMSRLPVRTTVFPVGMKEIRFHGPHPAPGERLECLIRITSVTDATLEADMQLVYRGRVWAEFTGWQDRRFDSNPRIRAVDREPERHTLSRMQPGGWALVHEEWPDLATRELIMRNILAGEERERYAAHAPRGRRQWLLGRIAVKDAVRHLMWDGGAGPVFPAEVRVGNDPTGRPFVTGGYGRTLPALHVSIAHRGESAVAMARTEGPCGIDIEEVTDRPEGTLAVALAPPERELLRALAQAPRGAPERLWFTRFWAAKEAVAKARGTGLGGAPKQFEITAADGAVVSVRVAGEEYRVRHSSLTIPRPSGQPGKEYVVAWTAVNDSGERR; the protein is encoded by the coding sequence ATGACCACCCCCGGACGCGCCGAACCCATCGCCATCGTCGGCATGTCGGTGCTCTTCCCCGGCGCCCCCGACCTCGCCACGTACTGGCACAACCTGGTCTCCGGCGTCGACGCCATCACCGACGTCCCGCCCGGCCGCTGGGACGCCGACGAGCACTACGCGCCCGGCGCCGAGCCCCGCGCCGACCGGGTCTACTGCCGGCGCGGCGGCTTCGTGGACGAGCTGGCCGAGGTGGACGTCACCGAGTTCGGGATCATGCCGGCCGCGGTGCCGGCCACCGAGCCCGACCAGCTCATCGCGCTGCGGGTGGCCGCGCAGGCCCTCGCCGACGCGGGCGGCGCGGACCGGCTGCCCGCCGACCGGCACCGGGTCGGTGTGGTGCTCGGCCGCGGCGGCTACCTCACCCCCGGCCTGGTCAGGCTCGACCAGCGAGTGCGGACCGCGAGCCAGCTCGTACGCACCCTGGGCGAGCTGCTGCCCGACCTCGGCGCGGACCGACTGGAGGCCGTACGGCAGGCGTTCACCGACCGCCTCGGCCCCGAGGCGCCGGAGTCGTCGATCGGGCTCGTACCCAACCTCGCCGCCTCCCGGCTGGCCGGCCGCCTCGACCTGCGCGGCCCCGCGTACACCGTGGACGCCGCCTGCGCCTCCTCGCTCATCGCCGTCGACCACGCCGTGCGCGAACTCGCGGACGGACGGTGTGACGTGATGCTGGCGGGCGGTGTGCACCACTGTCACGACATCACCTTCTGGAGCGTGTTCAGCCAACTCGGCGCGCTCTCGCCGAGCGAGCGCATCCGGCCGTTCCACAAAGGCGCGGACGGGGTGCTGATCGGCGAGGGGACCGGCGTCGTCGTCCTCAAGCGGCTCGCCGACGCCGAGCGCGCCGGCGACCGGATCTACGCCGCGATCACCGGCACCGGCGTCGCCTCCGACGGACGTACGACCAGTCTCATGGCGCCGGACTCCGGCGGCCAGGTCCGCGCGGTCCGTCAAGCCTGGCAGGCCGCCGGGCTCGACCCGGCGGCACCCGGCTCGATCGGGCTCCTGGAGGCGCACGGCACCGCCACCCCGGCCGGCGACGGCGCCGAACTCGCCACGCTCGCCGAGGTGTTCGGGCCGCCACCGAAGGACGCGACCGCCGACGAACCGGGCGCCGTCATCGGCTCGGTGAAGTCGATGATCGGCCACACCATGCCCGCCGCGGGCATCGCCGGGCTGATCAAGGCCGCCCTCGCCGTCCACCACGGGGTGCTGCCGCCGACCCTGCACTGCGACGAGCCGCATCCGGCGCTGGCCCGCACCCGGTTCGCCCCCATCAGCGCCGCCCGGCCCTGGCCCGCCGACGACCGGCAGCCCGTGCGCCGGGCCGCCGTCAACGCCTTCGGTTTCGGCGGCATCAACGCGCATGTGGTGCTGGAACAGGTGGCGGTCACGAGGGCGGCCCAGGTCTACGAGCCGGAGCGGGTGCTGCGACTGACCGCGCCGACACCCGAGGCGATGGCCGCGCTGCTGGACCGCGACGACTCCGCGATCCTCGCCGCCGGTCTCGACGAACGCGCGCCGGCGCCCGCCGCCGATCCGGTGCGGCTCGCCGTCGTCGGGCCCACCGCGAAACGGCTGGCGCTGGCCCGCAAGGCGGTCGCGAAGGGCGACGGGTGGCGGGGCCGGGGCGACGTGTGGTTCGTGCCGAGCCCGCTGCTGGGGCCCGGCGGCGGCAAGCTCGCCTTCGTCTTCCCCGGCCTGGAGGCCGAGTTCGTGCCCAACTCCGAGGACGTCGCCCGGCACTTCGGGCTGCCCTGGTCGCGGGCCGTCGCCGACGCCACCGTGGGCGACGTGGGCCGGCAGGGCACCGGCGTCTTCGAACTCGGCCGGCTCCTCGACGCGGCGCTGCGCCGGCTCGGCGTCGCACCCGACGCGCTGGCCGGACACAGCCTGGGCGAGTGGACCGCGATGGCCGCCGCCGAAATCCACGCACCGGACGAGGTCGACGCCTTCCTCGCCGGCTTCGACCCCGACGCGCTGAGCGTTCCCGGGCTCGCCTTCGCCGCGATCGGCGCCCCCGCCGAGCAGGTGCTGACGGAGCTGGCCGGGCGCACGGACGTGGTCCTCTCCCACGACAACGCGCCCAACCAGTCGATGATCTGCGGCCCGGAGCCCGCCGTCGCCGCACTCGTCGACGTGTTCCGGTCCCGGGCACTGATCTCGCAGATCCTGCCGTTCCGCTCCGGCTTCCACACCCCGATGCTGGAGCCCTACCTCGGCCCGATCAGAAAGGCGGCCGAGACCTACACCCTCCACCCGGCCGCGCTGCCACTGTGGTCCGCGACGACCGTAGCCCCGTACCCGGAGGAACCGGCGGCGATCCGCGACCTGTTCGTCCGCCATCTGCTGGAGCCGGTCCGCTTCCGGCCGCTGGTGGACACGATGTACGCGGCGGGCTTCCGCGCCTTCGTCCAGCTCGGCGCCGGACACCTCGGCTCGCTCATCGGCGACACCCTGCACGGCCGTGCGCACCTCGTGGTCGCCGCGCACTCCCCGAACCGCTCGGGCCTGCCCCAACTCCACCGTGTCGCGAGCGCGTTGTGGGCGGACGGGGCGGCTTCGGACCTCTCCCCGCTGCTGGGCAGGGCGGCCGCCGCACCCGCGCGCACCGGCCGCCGGCCGGTCCGGCTGGACCTCGGCGGAGCGAACGTCTCCCTGGACGCGGAGACCCGCCACCGGGTGAGCGCCGCGCTGGCCCCGCGCCGCGCCCCGGCCACCCCACCACCCCGGGACGTCGGCGACCACGGCGACCACGGCACCCTCGGCGAACAGGGCCTGCTGGGAGCTGAGTTGTCCGCGCTGCTGCGGGACGCGACGGCGCTCGCCTCGGACGTGGTGTCGGCGGGCCGCCGCAGGCCCGGGGCCGCGGCGGCGACCCACCACACCCGGGCCACGCCCGGCTCACGTACGACCGCGGTGCCCGGCCCTCGTACGACGGAGCCCCCCGCGCCCCGCCCCCTCGACACCACCCTTCACGTGTCCGTCGACACCATGCCGTACCTCCTCGACCACTGCTTCTTCAAGCAGCCCGACCGGGCCGACCCCGCCGACAGCTGGCCCGTGGTCCCCGGCACCACCGTGATCGCCCATCTGATGGACTTCGCGGAACGGGCCGCCCCCGGCCGCCGGGCGGTGGCCGTCCACGACGTACGGCTGCACCAGTGGGTGACGGCCACTCCGGCGGTCGACATCCCGGTACGGATCGTCCCCGAGAGCCCGGACCGGGTCACCGCGTCGCTCGGCTCGTACGCGCAGGCCGTGGTCGAACTCGCCGCCGACCAGGGGCGGTCAGCGCCTGCCACGCCCTGGGCCTTCCCGGCCCCGGCGGAGCCCTGGACCTTCCCGGCCGCGGCGGAGGAGAAGCCCGAGCTGACGGCCGCGGAGCTGTACTCGCGCCGCTGGATGTTCCACGGACCGCGCTTCCAGGGCGTGCGCGAACTGACGGCGGTCGGCGAACGGCATGTGCGCGGGGTGCTCGTCTGCCCGCCCGCGCCGGGCGCCCTGCTGGACAACGTGGGACAGCTCCTCGGCTACTGGATCATGTCCAGGCTGCCGGTGCGCACCACGGTGTTCCCGGTCGGCATGAAGGAGATCCGCTTCCACGGCCCGCACCCCGCCCCCGGGGAGCGGTTGGAGTGCCTGATCCGGATCACCTCGGTCACCGACGCCACGCTCGAAGCCGATATGCAGCTGGTGTACCGGGGCCGGGTGTGGGCGGAGTTCACCGGCTGGCAGGACCGCCGCTTCGACAGCAACCCGCGGATCCGCGCGGTGGACCGGGAGCCCGAGCGGCACACCCTGTCCCGGATGCAGCCGGGCGGCTGGGCGCTGGTCCACGAGGAGTGGCCCGATCTGGCCACCCGCGAGCTGATCATGCGGAACATCCTGGCGGGCGAGGAGCGCGAGCGGTACGCGGCGCACGCACCGCGCGGCCGACGGCAGTGGCTGCTCGGCAGGATCGCCGTCAAGGACGCCGTACGGCATCTGATGTGGGACGGCGGCGCGGGCCCCGTCTTCCCCGCCGAAGTGCGGGTCGGCAACGACCCGACGGGCCGCCCCTTCGTGACCGGCGGCTACGGCCGGACCCTGCCCGCCCTGCATGTCTCGATCGCCCACCGCGGCGAGAGCGCCGTGGCGATGGCCAGGACCGAGGGGCCCTGCGGCATCGACATCGAGGAAGTGACCGACCGTCCCGAGGGCACCCTCGCCGTCGCCCTCGCCCCGCCGGAACGCGAGCTGCTCCGAGCCCTCGCCCAGGCTCCGCGAGGAGCCCCCGAACGACTCTGGTTCACCCGCTTCTGGGCCGCCAAGGAGGCCGTCGCGAAGGCGCGCGGCACCGGACTGGGCGGCGCGCCCAAGCAGTTCGAGATCACGGCGGCGGACGGCGCCGTGGTGAGCGTCCGTGTCGCGGGCGAGGAGTACCGCGTGCGGCACTCCTCGCTGACCATCCCCCGGCCGTCCGGACAGCCCGGCAAGGAGTACGTCGTGGCCTGGACGGCCGTCAACGATTCAGGAGAGCGAAGATGA